The Synechococcales cyanobacterium T60_A2020_003 genomic interval AATTTGCTGTCAAACGCCATTAAGTTCACTGAATCGGGTCGAATCACGGTTAGTCTAACCGAGCCGACGCCTGATCAGGTGGCGATCGCTGTTTCCGACACAGGAATTGGGATTGCGGCGGATGATTTGCTGCATATTTTTGAGGCCTTTCGTCAAGCCGACCAGTCTACCACTCGCCATCATATGGGGACAGGATTAGGCTTAGCGATTACCTATTCCCTAGTGAAAATGATGGACGGTGAAATTACCGTCGAAAGCCGACTAGGAGAGGGATCAACGTTTAATATCTATCTCCCGCGCCATGTTGTGGTGAAGGGGTGCCCCGCGCCAATGCCATCGCGAATCCTGGAAACGAATGTGTCGCGCTGAGCGGGGCTAACATTGGTTTGAAATCTCTTAGTTCATTCGCAAGAGAGATACCCATCCGCCAAATCCTTGCGTAGAATTTAAGCCTGTGTAGGGCTACAGATAGATGTTAAGGCAACGGTATTCGCCTAAAGTTTCTAGAATCTTGCTGACTAGGTAGCCCAATATGTTTCCTGAGGTCATGCTACTTCTACTCTTAAGATATAGCGCCATCGGTTGTGAAGTCTGACACAATGGGGCGTGCATAGATAGCGATATTTTAATCTCCGATCGGGCATTCAGACGACGCAGAAGTAAGAGATATAAGAACGTCTGCTATTTTATGTGCGCCCGGACTTGGAGAAGATGGGCGTAGAGCAGCCTAGCGATCGCCCTAGGCCTAGCCAGACCTATCCATTACTGTCAATGTAGCTATTGCCTGCCATGTCATCCAACTGTGCTTACCTCGAAGGCAGCCCAAACGTCGATCACATCCTTGCCGTTGACGATACGCCGGATAACCTATTTTTGATTGAGGCCATCCTAGAAGAGGAACACTACCGTATCAGTCTAGCGCAGGATGGACAGTCTGCGTTGGAACAGATTGAAGACTGCCCACCGGATCTAATTCTGCTGGACGTCATGATGCCCGGTATGGACGGTTACGAGGTGACGCGACGTATCCGCCAGAATAAAAACCTTCCCTATATTCCGATCCTGCTCATTACAGCTCATGATAAGTCCAGCGTGGTTGAGGGCTTAGGAGCCGGAGCCGATGACTTTGTTCGTAAACCCGTTGATGCGGACGAAGTGCTGGCACGGGTGCGATCGCTGCTTCGCCTCAAGCACAGCATCGACGCCCAGGCTCAGATGGCTCAACAGCGAGAAGATTTCGTCGCTCGCCTCACCCACGACATGCGGACTCCCCTGGTAGCCGCTAACCGAATGCTGACCCTCTTTCAGCAAGAGGCATTCTGCCCTATTTCGCCTGACATGAAAGAGGCAATTGACATTATGATACGCAGTAATGAGGACTTATTGCGGATGGTCAATACCCTTTTAGAGGTGTATCGCTACGAGGCTGGCTATAAAGAACTCACCTTTGCACCATGTAATCTCAATGAGCTACTTATAGAAGTCCTAGAAGAGTTAACCCCATTAGCGAAGCAGAAAAATCTTCAGATCTCCCATGGTTCGTCAGAGCCTAAACTCTGGATTCAAGCCGATCGCCCTGAGATGAAGCGGGTTTTCGTGAACTTAGTTGGAAACGCGATTAAGTTCACCGATCAAGGGCGGATTGACATTACGGTTTCTGGCAACTCCGAACCACCCGTTCCGCTGCAAACGGGCGATCGCCCCTGGGTAAAAATGGAAATCTGCGACACCGGATGCGGTATTTCTCCAGAGGATCAGGCCGTCATTTTTGAGCGATTTCGGCAGGGAACCCATAAGCGCTCAGGCAATGGTTTAGGGCTTCACTTGGTGAGCCGCATTATTGAGGCGCATCAAGGATTGCTGGCCGTAGAGTCTGAACTTGGGCAGGGTAGCACGTTTACGGTTTATTTACCGATGCTAGCTTTGGCATGAGTGATATAGGTACGGTTTTTCCCTCATGCGTTTCGAGATGTTAATTCCTGCATTTCAAGATGTTAATCAGATAGAAATATAAACTTAAGAATTTCGTGAAATAGTGCTTTTAGAAATATAAACTTAAGAATTTCGTGAAATAGTGCTTTTGAGGAGAAAATTGTAGTCAGGATTGGTAGTAACACGGATTATCAATCGTTCACGAGATAACGAGGATTAACCATGAATATCATTGCTTGGATCGTTTTGGGGCTTGTCGCTGGGGCGATCGCGAAGGCGATTTATCCTGGAGATCAAGGGGGTGGCATCCTGGCAACCATGCTGCTGGGAATTGTGGGTGCATTTTTAGGTGGCACTATTTACACCTTGGTCACCACAGGGCAGTTTGCGCTCGCGGGCGTAGCCTTCAGCATTGGTGGCTTCATTGTGGCTATATTGGGCGCAATGCTCGCCATTTTCCTGTGGGGATTAGTGGCACGCCGCGCGTAGGCCCATCGTAATTTGAGCTTAAAACTGAGGGACTCAGGATGAACGCAGGAGAAGTCGATCCTTCTTCCGAATTGTTTATCCTGAGTTTTTGGGTATAACGGTACCCAACGTGCTCTTCGTGCAAGGGGGTAACCTTGTTAGGGTTAAGGCAGGGCGTATCTCAGTTTTGTAGCCCTCACCCTACATCCCTCTCCCACGGGGCGAGGGACTCCGAGCCGACTTTTCTCCTTGCGGGAGAAGGGGGTGGGAGATGAGGGTTCACAAGCCTGATTGCAAATTCGGGATGCACTCAGTTAAAGCATCCTTAACCATTTCTTGAGCCATTTAGCTGGGTATAGATCTAAACGAAGTCATACATCCGTACAATAGCTAACTTGGACGATTGTTTGCAGTAAGTGTTGGACAGCCTACTGTGCAATCTAGCAAATCTTAGTACAGTGGTCTCCTTAAGTTAACAGAGGAATTTATCCTATGGTTGCGATTTCATCAGTGCATGCACGAGAAATTCTCGATTCTCGTGGTAATCCAACGGTTGAAGTGGATGTTGTCTTAGACAGCGGAAGTAAAGGACGAGCAGCGGTGCCGTCGGGAGCCTCTACCGGAATTCGAGAAGCACTTGAACTACGAGATGACGATCCCAAGCGCTATGGTGGCAAGGGCGTTCTGAAAGCCGTTGCGAATGTAAATGGCCCGATCGCCTCCGCGTTGAAGGGAATGGATGCCTCGGATCTCGCAGTCGTCGATCGCACCATGCTGGAGTTAGACGGAACGGAGAATAAGGCTAAATTGGGAGCCAACGCGATTCTAGGTGTATCGATGGCCGTTGCACGCGCCGCCGCGATCGCCGCTGACAAACCCCTCTATCGCTATTTAGGAGGAGATGATGCCGTACTGCTTCCCGTTCCTTGCTTTAATATTTTGAACGGTGGTGCCCACGCCGATAACAGTGTGGACTTTCAGGAGTTCATGATTGCGCCCGTGGGAGCGACCACCTTCAGCGAGTCTCTGCAAATGGGTGCTGAAGTGTACCACGCGCTGAAGTCGATCCTGAAGGGCAAGGGCTACAGTACTGGAGTGGGCGACGAAGGCGGATTTGCACCGAACCTAAAGGCGAACGTGGAAGCGATCGACCTGATCCTGGCGGGTGTTGAAAAGGCGGGATTGAAAGCGGGGGATCAAATCGCGATCGCCCTGGATCCGGCAACCAGTGAACTCTACCGCGAAGACGGTTCCTATGAGTTCTACAAATCGGACAAGAGCCGCAAGAGTTCCACGGACATGATTGACCTCTGGGAAAGCTGGGTGAATCAGTATCCCATCGTATCCATTGAAGACGGTCTGGGTGAGCAGGATTGGGAAGGCTGGCAGCAGTTGACCCAGCGCTTGGGCAGTCGGATTCAGTTGGTGGGTGACGATGCCTTTGTGACCAATCCCAGCATTATCAAACAGGCGATCGCCGATGGGGTGGGCAACTGCACCCTGGTGAAGGTGAACCAGATCGGATCGATTACGGAAACCTTGGAGGCGATCGCCCTGTCTCATTCGGGCGGGTACACCTACATGGTCAGCCACCGTTCGGGCGAAACCCCGGATGATTTCATTGCGGATCTGTCCGTAGCGACGGCGTCGGGACAGATTAAGACGGGTGCGCCTTGCCGAGGGGAGCGCCTATCGAAGTACAATCAGCTTCTCCGCATTGAGGAAGAGCTGGGCAGTGCGGCGAAGTATGCAGGCTGGAGCACCTTTAAGAAAGGCTAGGAAGGACTATTACTCCCCCTTACCAAGGAGTTAGAGAGCAATAGCACTGAAATAAGCTAAGTGCGATCGCCAAAAACCCCGGATTCTTCGAGAATCCGGGGTTTTTTAAACCTTTAGGTCAGTACGATTCAGTCTGAAGGCGATCGCCCTTCGAAACGCCCTATCGCAGTCGAAAAATATCAGCATAGACCGCGTGTTCTTCAATCAAGCGAATCGGGTTGGGAGAATCATAAACAGCTAGTAGGTTGGGCACCGCCCACCGTTCCTAATCTACGCCGCTTGCGGGGGCAGTAATTGAATGTTGGTAAAGACAAACTCGTTGGTCGAGACTTTACCATGTACCTCGGTTTGAATCACCCGCCGACTGAGGATATAGTAGTCGCCCACTTTCTCATAGCTGTCCTCAAACAGACTCTTGCCGCCCCTTTGTTCGCCCGTTTTGGGGTCGTGGTACACCGAGTCATAGGTGTGGGAGAGGTAGCCCGCCTCGGTTTTGTGGGTAGTGAAGGTATTAATCGTGATCACGGTGCCGTGGATATGGCGATGCACCAGCGTCACTTCGTTGTCTTTCACTTCATAGCGATCGCCCGTCGCCTTACCCCCCATGACAATTTCCACCGCGCCCGATGGCTGGGTTGCCCCATATTCAAAGGTATTTTCCCCGTGGGTTTGTTCAAAACTCCGCCGCACTCGGTGAATTGCGGTTTCCCACAATTGGCCATGAATCAGCCTTTGCGCCTGTTCATCCGCCACGTCCGTCACCTGAGCGGACATATCGGCGTTTACCTGAGCTTTCCCGGTGTAGGTTGTACCGTCCATGGTCAGGGTGACATCGGCGGTATAGCCCGGAAAGTGGCTATCCCAGGTGTAGCGGTTTTCGTAAGCGGCACGAAAGAGATCCTGGGCGGACACTTGCACTGCGGTCATGAAACTCTCCTTAACGTGAACGTAAGTCAATGGATCGATGAAAATAGGTGTCGATTCCCTTCCTCAGTGTAGAAAGTTTTGGATAAATCGGCAGTTTCAAATGATTGCGGTTGGAACGGGGGTAGGTCTATAGAGGGTGCAAATCGCCAATCGGAGCAAGGTTAGGGGCTTGTAAATCCATAACTTCATGGTGGTGCGTTACGCTGAAGCTAACAGCACCCTACAGCCTGAGCAACCCCTTTACAATTCTAGGCTTACGAAGCGGGAACAGGGGCTAACTCCGCCGGAGCATAGCGAATATTGGCCTTATGCAGTCGATCCAGGGCTTCCTGAAGGCGATCGCAATCGGCAATCAAGCTAATGCGTACATAACCCTCACCGCCAATCCCAAAGGCATTTCCGGGCGTAACCACAACCCCGGTTTGCTGAAGCACCGAGAGGGCAAAGTCCGTGGAGGTCATTCCCGGCGGACAGGGTGCCCAGAGGTACATCGTAGCTCGGGTTTTGGGAATATCCCAGCCTAACTCCGCCAAACCTTTGATTAAGAAGTCGCGCCGCGTCCGGTAGCGGGTTTGCACCTCGTCTAGGTAGACATCCGGCAATTGGAGGGCGGTTTCCGCAGCGGTTTGCAGGGCTGCAAAAATGCCGTAATCCATATTGGTTTTCAGGGTGCGGAGTCCCTGAATGATGTGGCGATTGCCCACCACAAAGCCGACCCGCCAGCCTGCCATGTTGTAGGTTTTCGAGAGGGTGTGGAACTCGACGCTGATATCCTTCGCACCCGGAATTTCTAGTAAACTCGTTGGCTGGTAGCCATCAAAGGCCAGTTCCGCATAGCAGAGGTCATGCACCAGCATAATTTCGTAGTGCTTGGCAAAGGCCACCGCTTCCTCAAAAAATTCACGGGGAGCCGTTGCGGCGGTGGGATTGCTGGGATAGTTGAAATACAGCATCTTGGCGCGTTGGGCAACGGCTTCGGGAATCGTTGAAAAGTCGATTACCCAGCCGTTATCCGGTGACAGCACCACTTGATGGATCTCTCCCCCCGCAATCAATGGCCCTCGGAAATGGGCAGGGTAGGCCGGAGTTGGGACTAAAACCAGATCCCCCGGATTTACATAGGCGATCGCCAAATGGGTCAAGCCCTCCTTAGAACCGAGGAGAGGCAAGGCTTCCCCGTCGGGGTCAAGCTGCACCCCATAGCGACGTTCGTACCAACTGGTAATCGCCTTACGAAAATTGGCCGTTCCTTCAAAAGGAGGATAGCCGTGGTTTTTGGAATCTTGCAGGGCAGCGATCGCCGCATCCACCACCGGCTGAGGCGTGGGGCCATCGGGGTTGCCCATGCCTAGGTCAATCAAATCTAACCCTTGTTCCCGTGCCTTCGCCTTTAATTCATCCAGACGGGCAAACACATAGGGAGGCAAAGCTTTCAACCGATCAGCAGGAGTAATCCAATCAAAACTCATCACCTAAACCTCCTGACCGTTTGATTCTTGATTTTCCAAAGGGGCGATCGCCTCGTCCGATCGTCCAGACTGGGACATCACCGTGGTAGACACCATCGCCGCCACCACATGCTCGGGGCTAACCGCAAAGGGTAAACGATGAATATCCGACTGTTCCGCGCAGGCCACCGTCGCGGCATGGTGCAACTCTGCCACCGTCAACCGATCTAAGCCCATGGCCTCTAGCGTTGTCGGTAAGCCAATCTGACCGTAAAAGGTGAGCAACTGCTGGCGTGCCGTTTCCGCAAGGCGATTTCCCTGCACCAGTTCTTCTAACCGCAACTGCACCAAAATGCCGAACGCCACCTTTTCCCCGTGCAGAATATCGTGACACTGGGGCAGATGGGTCAATCCGTTATGAACCGCATGAGCCGCCACCGTGCGACACTGGGCACCGCCGATGCCGCCAATCACGCCAGCCAGCAGCACACTAGCATCCACCACATCCTGCCACACCTCACCACCGGGGTTCGCCAATGCCTCAACGGACTTTTGGAACAGCAAATCCCGCAAGACCCGCGCCTGCTGCACCGCCGCCACCAGCAACGTCCGGCTACTGTGACCGCTGCTCACCGAGGCTTCATACCACTTGGCGATCGCGTCTCCAATGCCAGCTACCAGAGTCCGCTGAGGTGCAGTCTGAACCAGGTCATAATCCAAAATCAGCAGATCGGGGCACCGTGCCAAACCGACATCATACTGAAACGCACCGTCCTCGGAGTAAATATTGGAAAGGGCTGTCCAGGCCGCACAGGTGGCCGCCGAGGTGGGAATGGTGACAATCGGCAAATTACACTGATAGGCCAACAATTTCGCCGCATCGAGGGCCTTACCGCCGCCCACGCCCAAAATCACATCGGCCTGATGCTGCTCTACCGCAGCCCGCAACGTTGCCAAGGCCGCCTCCGAGCAATCCGCACCGTAGGAGGCTTCAGCGATCGCCCCACCGTAGGCATCCAGAGATTCTGCTAAAACCGGACGAATCACATCCAAGGTGCGATCGCCCCCAACCACAAGCGGACGAGTTCCCAATGCCGCGATCGCCCCACCCGCCTGACCTAACATTCCGGCTCCCCGCAGCACTTGGGCTGGGGCGATCGCCAAACTCGGTAATGCAACATTCGGACTGGGCGAGGCGTACGTCATAGGTTTTTTCAATGCTTTCAATCGGTAAACAACACTCTACTACACCGGACAGAGATCAGCGTTCAGTTCACAAACTCCTCATCGACCGGGGGGAGTTTGGCAATATTGTCGGGATACAGCGTAAACCGCATCTGATCATCCTTTCGTACAAACAGCGATCGCTCCACTTCCCCCAATAGGATGGGTTGCGATACCCCCGGTTTGGGGTGCAGCAGCGTTCGTGCCTGAATCGTCATCGTATCGCCACCGCGCCGACTGAGCCGTCCAGGGGAAAAAAGATTGCTGGCCGCTTGCTCCAAGGTGGCGCGGACTTCGTCTTCGGTCACATGGGGCGGCAGCGCAATCACCGCTCGATTCGCTCCTTGGTCAAAGACTGTCGAAAAACGCACCGCTCCGGGAATGGTTGTCCGGGTAAAGGGAACCAAGCCTAGGGCAAAGATGCCCACCGTCAGCACCA includes:
- a CDS encoding aspartate aminotransferase, whose translation is MSFDWITPADRLKALPPYVFARLDELKAKAREQGLDLIDLGMGNPDGPTPQPVVDAAIAALQDSKNHGYPPFEGTANFRKAITSWYERRYGVQLDPDGEALPLLGSKEGLTHLAIAYVNPGDLVLVPTPAYPAHFRGPLIAGGEIHQVVLSPDNGWVIDFSTIPEAVAQRAKMLYFNYPSNPTAATAPREFFEEAVAFAKHYEIMLVHDLCYAELAFDGYQPTSLLEIPGAKDISVEFHTLSKTYNMAGWRVGFVVGNRHIIQGLRTLKTNMDYGIFAALQTAAETALQLPDVYLDEVQTRYRTRRDFLIKGLAELGWDIPKTRATMYLWAPCPPGMTSTDFALSVLQQTGVVVTPGNAFGIGGEGYVRISLIADCDRLQEALDRLHKANIRYAPAELAPVPAS
- the eno gene encoding phosphopyruvate hydratase, with the translated sequence MVAISSVHAREILDSRGNPTVEVDVVLDSGSKGRAAVPSGASTGIREALELRDDDPKRYGGKGVLKAVANVNGPIASALKGMDASDLAVVDRTMLELDGTENKAKLGANAILGVSMAVARAAAIAADKPLYRYLGGDDAVLLPVPCFNILNGGAHADNSVDFQEFMIAPVGATTFSESLQMGAEVYHALKSILKGKGYSTGVGDEGGFAPNLKANVEAIDLILAGVEKAGLKAGDQIAIALDPATSELYREDGSYEFYKSDKSRKSSTDMIDLWESWVNQYPIVSIEDGLGEQDWEGWQQLTQRLGSRIQLVGDDAFVTNPSIIKQAIADGVGNCTLVKVNQIGSITETLEAIALSHSGGYTYMVSHRSGETPDDFIADLSVATASGQIKTGAPCRGERLSKYNQLLRIEEELGSAAKYAGWSTFKKG
- a CDS encoding iron-containing alcohol dehydrogenase family protein produces the protein MTYASPSPNVALPSLAIAPAQVLRGAGMLGQAGGAIAALGTRPLVVGGDRTLDVIRPVLAESLDAYGGAIAEASYGADCSEAALATLRAAVEQHQADVILGVGGGKALDAAKLLAYQCNLPIVTIPTSAATCAAWTALSNIYSEDGAFQYDVGLARCPDLLILDYDLVQTAPQRTLVAGIGDAIAKWYEASVSSGHSSRTLLVAAVQQARVLRDLLFQKSVEALANPGGEVWQDVVDASVLLAGVIGGIGGAQCRTVAAHAVHNGLTHLPQCHDILHGEKVAFGILVQLRLEELVQGNRLAETARQQLLTFYGQIGLPTTLEAMGLDRLTVAELHHAATVACAEQSDIHRLPFAVSPEHVVAAMVSTTVMSQSGRSDEAIAPLENQESNGQEV
- a CDS encoding hybrid sensor histidine kinase/response regulator — its product is MSSNCAYLEGSPNVDHILAVDDTPDNLFLIEAILEEEHYRISLAQDGQSALEQIEDCPPDLILLDVMMPGMDGYEVTRRIRQNKNLPYIPILLITAHDKSSVVEGLGAGADDFVRKPVDADEVLARVRSLLRLKHSIDAQAQMAQQREDFVARLTHDMRTPLVAANRMLTLFQQEAFCPISPDMKEAIDIMIRSNEDLLRMVNTLLEVYRYEAGYKELTFAPCNLNELLIEVLEELTPLAKQKNLQISHGSSEPKLWIQADRPEMKRVFVNLVGNAIKFTDQGRIDITVSGNSEPPVPLQTGDRPWVKMEICDTGCGISPEDQAVIFERFRQGTHKRSGNGLGLHLVSRIIEAHQGLLAVESELGQGSTFTVYLPMLALA
- a CDS encoding Ycf51 family protein, whose product is MPTNEDFLLASKWSAYLTLAFLVLTLIAFAFKWGIRFRLVGSTGFMVVLTVGIFALGLVPFTRTTIPGAVRFSTVFDQGANRAVIALPPHVTEDEVRATLEQAASNLFSPGRLSRRGGDTMTIQARTLLHPKPGVSQPILLGEVERSLFVRKDDQMRFTLYPDNIAKLPPVDEEFVN
- a CDS encoding DUF3386 domain-containing protein; the protein is MTAVQVSAQDLFRAAYENRYTWDSHFPGYTADVTLTMDGTTYTGKAQVNADMSAQVTDVADEQAQRLIHGQLWETAIHRVRRSFEQTHGENTFEYGATQPSGAVEIVMGGKATGDRYEVKDNEVTLVHRHIHGTVITINTFTTHKTEAGYLSHTYDSVYHDPKTGEQRGGKSLFEDSYEKVGDYYILSRRVIQTEVHGKVSTNEFVFTNIQLLPPQAA
- a CDS encoding GlsB/YeaQ/YmgE family stress response membrane protein, coding for MNIIAWIVLGLVAGAIAKAIYPGDQGGGILATMLLGIVGAFLGGTIYTLVTTGQFALAGVAFSIGGFIVAILGAMLAIFLWGLVARRA